In Pseudomonas lalkuanensis, the following are encoded in one genomic region:
- a CDS encoding phage tail protein, whose translation MAHLPEQPDFEEGIYQIERTDPVVGGVEGISNRQARQLGNRTQWLRQAIEQVIKGAQVVAKATRLASARKFRFEGDASGEVSFDGSTDVAISLTLADSGIKPATYAVARFNAKGLAIGGRGLQVDDLPGLPWAKITSGKPTTLAGYGITDALPSGSFTWASLPGKPSAYPPASHTHAWNQITAKPTTLAGYGITDALAAGAFTWSGLPGKPSTFPPADHTHAWGQITGKPSTLAGYGITDAFPRAGGVFSGTIIPRLSEGPVGQAYNRDFVGFELRGVADAAAFMAFHRVGNYALFLGLDVDNKLKIGGWSMGARAYELVHEGNSHLFTGAPGQVAAFAGALPPAGWLKANGAAVSRATYARLFAAIGTFYGEGDGKSTFNLPDLRGEFIRGWDDARGLDTNRALGSIQAPMLGSHGHTATAAIDGAHAHTISGSAAGVSTSYLSQVRQVAGGAAAAIGIPTLGESAAGVMVDGHSISGPYALRFTNSPMAHAHDVGGTAIAAGAHSHAITVNANGGHETRPRNVALLHCIKY comes from the coding sequence ATGGCACACCTGCCCGAACAGCCTGACTTCGAGGAAGGCATCTATCAGATCGAACGCACCGACCCAGTAGTCGGCGGCGTGGAAGGCATTTCCAACCGGCAGGCACGCCAGCTGGGCAACCGCACCCAATGGCTCCGCCAGGCCATCGAACAGGTCATCAAGGGCGCGCAAGTGGTCGCCAAGGCCACACGGTTGGCAAGCGCACGCAAGTTCCGCTTCGAGGGAGATGCCAGCGGTGAGGTCAGTTTCGATGGCAGCACCGACGTGGCCATCTCCCTGACACTGGCAGATAGCGGCATAAAACCTGCCACATACGCAGTGGCCAGATTCAACGCCAAAGGCCTCGCCATCGGCGGCCGTGGCCTGCAGGTGGATGATCTGCCCGGCTTGCCCTGGGCCAAGATCACCAGTGGCAAGCCCACCACGCTGGCCGGCTACGGCATCACCGACGCTCTACCGTCCGGCTCGTTCACCTGGGCAAGCCTCCCTGGCAAACCATCGGCCTATCCGCCCGCCAGCCATACCCATGCCTGGAACCAGATCACAGCCAAACCCACCACACTGGCGGGCTATGGCATCACCGACGCGCTGGCTGCCGGCGCTTTCACCTGGTCGGGGCTGCCCGGCAAGCCGTCAACCTTTCCACCAGCTGACCACACCCATGCCTGGGGCCAGATCACTGGCAAACCCAGCACATTGGCAGGCTATGGCATTACCGATGCCTTTCCGCGCGCCGGCGGAGTGTTCAGTGGCACCATCATCCCCCGGCTATCCGAAGGTCCGGTGGGTCAGGCCTACAACCGAGATTTCGTCGGCTTTGAGCTTCGCGGCGTCGCCGATGCAGCAGCATTCATGGCCTTTCACCGGGTAGGCAACTACGCCCTGTTCCTGGGCCTGGACGTCGACAACAAGCTCAAGATCGGCGGCTGGTCCATGGGCGCCCGCGCCTACGAACTGGTCCATGAGGGCAATAGCCACCTGTTCACCGGCGCGCCAGGCCAGGTCGCGGCCTTTGCCGGAGCCCTGCCGCCCGCCGGCTGGCTCAAGGCAAACGGTGCGGCGGTGAGCCGCGCAACCTACGCCCGCCTTTTCGCGGCCATCGGCACCTTCTATGGCGAGGGCGATGGCAAATCCACCTTCAATCTGCCGGACTTGCGCGGCGAATTCATTCGCGGCTGGGACGACGCCCGCGGACTGGACACTAACCGGGCACTCGGCAGCATCCAGGCCCCCATGCTCGGTAGCCATGGCCACACCGCGACGGCTGCCATCGACGGAGCCCACGCCCACACCATCAGCGGTTCCGCCGCAGGCGTCAGTACCTCATACCTGAGCCAGGTCCGACAGGTGGCGGGAGGGGCTGCCGCTGCGATAGGCATCCCAACTCTCGGCGAGTCTGCCGCTGGCGTGATGGTCGATGGCCACTCCATCTCCGGCCCCTATGCTTTGCGCTTCACCAACAGCCCGATGGCCCACGCCCACGACGTCGGCGGTACCGCCATCGCCGCCGGCGCCCACAGCCACGCCATCACCGTGAATGCCAACGGCGGCCACGAAACCCGCCCGCGCAACGTCGCCCTGCTCCACTGCATCAAGTACTGA
- a CDS encoding baseplate assembly protein: MSTLLNPIDLSRLPPPDVIEALDFEQILEERKAHMLGLWPEHERSAIATRLALESDPLNKLLQESAYRELLLRQRINDACRAVMLAFAQGNDLEHLGAFLDVTRLQVSPGDPTARPPIPAEWESDTRYRQRIQLALEGFSTAGPRGAYSFHALSASPQVKDVAVTTPRAGVVRVTVLGTEGKGLPAQAVLARVYAHLSDEDVRPLCDSVEVVAAEIVEYQVKATLTFYNGPDLSLVTAAADAAVRAYVNEHHRLGHDITRSGLFAALHQPGVHNVNLIEPAADIRIDEEQAAYCTHIQLDFGGLDV; this comes from the coding sequence ATGAGCACGCTGCTGAACCCCATCGACCTCTCCCGTCTGCCACCGCCGGATGTGATCGAGGCCCTGGACTTCGAGCAGATCCTGGAAGAGCGCAAGGCCCACATGCTCGGCCTATGGCCGGAGCACGAGCGCAGCGCCATAGCCACCCGCCTTGCCCTGGAATCCGACCCGCTCAACAAGCTCCTGCAGGAGAGCGCCTACCGCGAGCTGCTCCTGCGCCAGCGTATCAACGATGCCTGCCGCGCAGTGATGCTCGCCTTCGCCCAAGGCAACGACCTGGAGCACCTGGGCGCCTTCCTGGATGTGACGCGGTTGCAAGTCAGCCCGGGCGACCCAACAGCGCGGCCGCCGATCCCGGCAGAGTGGGAGTCGGATACGCGCTACCGACAGCGCATCCAGCTGGCCCTTGAAGGCTTCAGCACCGCAGGGCCTCGTGGCGCTTACAGCTTCCACGCGCTAAGCGCTTCGCCGCAGGTGAAGGATGTTGCCGTGACCACGCCCCGGGCGGGCGTTGTTCGCGTCACCGTACTGGGCACCGAAGGCAAGGGGCTGCCAGCACAGGCCGTTCTGGCGCGGGTGTACGCGCACCTCAGTGATGAGGATGTGCGCCCCCTCTGCGACTCGGTCGAGGTCGTCGCCGCAGAAATCGTGGAGTACCAGGTCAAGGCCACCCTCACCTTCTACAACGGGCCGGATCTGTCGCTGGTCACAGCAGCTGCTGACGCCGCTGTGCGCGCCTACGTGAACGAGCACCACCGCCTGGGACACGACATCACGAGATCCGGCCTGTTCGCAGCCCTGCACCAGCCAGGCGTCCACAACGTGAACCTCATCGAGCCCGCAGCCGACATCCGCATCGACGAAGAACAGGCCGCCTACTGCACTCACATCCAGCTCGACTTCGGAGGCCTCGATGTCTGA
- a CDS encoding GPW/gp25 family protein has protein sequence MNRHTGIALDELGHLRQSIEDILTTPVGSRVMRREYGSQLFELIDQPLNDHTRLRAYAATALALMRWEPRVRLSRVQLAQGSAQGRAVLDVEGTRVDTNEPLNMQVPLRFGGIA, from the coding sequence ATGAACCGGCACACCGGCATTGCCCTGGACGAGCTGGGCCACTTGCGCCAGTCCATCGAAGACATCCTCACGACCCCGGTTGGCTCCCGCGTGATGCGCCGCGAATACGGCAGCCAGCTCTTCGAGCTGATCGATCAGCCACTCAACGACCACACCCGCCTGCGCGCCTACGCCGCCACCGCCCTGGCGCTGATGCGCTGGGAACCACGGGTGCGCCTGAGCCGCGTTCAACTGGCCCAGGGCAGCGCACAAGGCCGCGCCGTGCTGGATGTTGAGGGCACCCGCGTAGATACCAACGAGCCACTGAACATGCAGGTGCCCCTGCGCTTTGGGGGCATTGCATGA
- a CDS encoding phage baseplate assembly protein V, protein MDSLAELTRRLDNLIRLGTIAEVDHAAARCRVKSGRLLTTWLPWVALRAGTTLDWNPPTVGEQCVLFSPSGETTQALVLVGLYSEANPAPEKSASLHRRQYPDGAIIDYDHGSSALTATLPGGATVVLEASGGVTIEGDVTVNGMLKVSGDAKIDGTATANVDVIGANKSLLKHLHLGNLGAPTSPPL, encoded by the coding sequence ATGGACAGCCTCGCCGAACTCACCCGCCGCCTCGATAACCTGATCCGCCTCGGCACCATCGCCGAGGTGGACCACGCCGCCGCCCGTTGTCGGGTGAAGAGCGGTCGCCTGCTCACCACCTGGTTACCCTGGGTCGCCCTGCGCGCCGGCACCACGCTGGACTGGAACCCGCCCACCGTGGGCGAGCAGTGCGTGCTGTTCAGCCCCAGCGGCGAGACCACCCAGGCCCTGGTCCTGGTCGGCCTCTACAGCGAAGCCAACCCCGCCCCGGAAAAGAGCGCCAGCCTGCACCGTCGCCAGTACCCGGACGGCGCCATCATCGACTACGACCACGGCAGCAGCGCCCTCACCGCCACCCTGCCGGGTGGCGCCACTGTCGTGCTGGAAGCCTCCGGTGGCGTGACCATCGAGGGCGATGTGACGGTGAACGGCATGCTCAAGGTGTCCGGCGATGCGAAGATCGACGGCACCGCCACGGCCAACGTGGACGTGATCGGCGCCAACAAGAGCCTGTTGAAGCACCTGCACCTGGGCAACCTCGGCGCGCCTACGAGTCCGCCGCTATGA
- a CDS encoding phage tail protein I, with the protein MSELLPPNSTALEHRLADGQRHISELPVAIRHLRNPATCPAPLLPFLAWELSVDEWNPDWGEDVKRRVIADSVRVHRRKGTRGAVRRALEAIFGADGFLIVEGVAAGYYDGGKAHNELHFYGLDEHWAVYSVLLRQPITLQQAAEVRRVLAQVAPARCELLALNYERASHRYDGENRYDNTYSHGVA; encoded by the coding sequence ATGTCTGAACTGCTGCCGCCCAACAGCACCGCCCTGGAACATCGGCTGGCTGACGGGCAACGACACATCAGCGAGCTGCCGGTAGCCATTCGGCACCTCCGCAATCCGGCTACCTGCCCGGCCCCGTTGCTGCCCTTCCTCGCCTGGGAGCTGTCGGTGGACGAGTGGAACCCCGACTGGGGTGAAGACGTGAAGCGCCGGGTGATCGCCGACAGCGTCCGCGTGCATCGCCGCAAGGGCACGCGCGGAGCCGTGCGGCGGGCGCTGGAAGCCATCTTCGGCGCCGACGGATTCCTCATCGTCGAAGGCGTCGCAGCCGGTTACTACGACGGCGGCAAGGCCCACAACGAGCTGCATTTCTACGGCCTGGACGAGCACTGGGCCGTGTACAGCGTGCTGCTCCGGCAACCGATCACCCTGCAGCAGGCAGCCGAAGTGCGCCGCGTGCTGGCCCAGGTCGCCCCCGCCCGCTGCGAGCTGCTGGCCCTGAACTACGAACGCGCCTCGCACCGCTACGACGGCGAGAACCGCTACGACAACACCTACTCCCATGGAGTCGCGTAA